The genomic DNA GCGTTCGACGCGCCGCTCATCGAGGCCTACGGCATGACCGAAGCCGCGCACCAGATGGCAACGAACCCGCTGCCGCCTGGCGTCCGCAAGCCTGGCTCCGTCGGCCGCGGCGCCGGAGTCGAGGTCGCGATCATGGATGACGCCGGCAGCACCCTGGGCGAAGGCCAGCGCGGAGAGGTTGTGGTGCGCGGCGCGAACGTCATGCCGGGATATGAGGGCGACCCTCAGGCGAACGCGGCTGCCTTCGTGGACGGCTGGTTGCGGACCGGGGACGAAGGCTTCCTCGATGGCGACGGCTACCTGCACCTCACCGGCCGCCTCAAGGAGCTGATTAACCGCGGCGGCGAAAAAGTCAGCCCGCGGGAGGTCGACGAGGTGCTCCTACTGCACCCGGCCGTCGCGCAGGCCGTAGCCTTCGCCCTGCCCCACGAGCGCCTGGGCGAAGAGGTCGCGGCCGCTGTCGTCCTCGCCGATGGCGCCAGCGTTGGCGAGCGGGAGCTTCGCGAGCACGCCGCCAGCCATCTCGCCGACTTCAAAGTGCCGCGAAAGATCGTCATCGTCCCCGAGATCCCGAAAGGGCCGACGGGCAAGCTGCAGCGCATCGGTCTCGCCGAGAAACTCGGCCTCGGACCCCCCGGCGTCTAAAGCATGCGGATCGCGATCTACGGCGCAGGCGCGATCGGCGCCTATCTCGGCGCCCATCTGGCGGCAGCGGGCGAGGAGGTTACGCTCATCGCCCGCGGCGCCCACCTTGAAGCGATGCGAGAGCATGGCCTGCGGCTGATCGAGGGCGGCCGCGAGCAGTCATATCGCCTCCCGGTCACGGACGATCCCGCCTCCGCCGGGCCGCAGGACTGCGTGGTCCTGGCCTTGAAGGCGCACCAGGTGGCCTCCGCGCTCGGCGGGATCCGGGAGATGCTTGGCCCCGAGACGCCGGTCGTGACGGCGCAAAACGGCATCCCTTGGTGGTACTTCTACCGGCTCGAAGGGCCCTTCCGTGACCGGCGTCTCGACTCGGTCGATCCCGGCGGAAAGATATGGGCGGCGATCGGGCCCGAAAGGGCCATCGGATGTGTCGTGTACCCGGCGTGCGAGGTCGTAGCGCCCGGCGTCGTGCGCCACATCGAGGGCGACCGCTTCAGTCTCGGGGAACCGGACGGCAGCCGCTCCGGGCGCCTGGAGGCTATCGCCAGGGCGATGGTCCGCGGCGGGCTCAAGGCCCCCCAGCGTCCTCGAATCCGCAACGAGATCTGGCTGAAGCTCTGGGGGAATGTAGCCTTCAACCCCCTGAGCGCACTTACCCGGGCCACGCTGGCCGACATCTGCCGCGACCCCTTCACCCGGCGTTACGCGCGGGACGTGATGCTGGAGGTGCAGGCTGTCGCGCGGGCGCTGGGCGAGGAGATGCCAGTGGACGTGGACCAGCGTATCCGCGGTGCCGAAGCCGTGGGCGCCCACAAGACGTCGATGCTCCAGGACCTCGAGCAGGGGCGGCCCCTGGAGGTCGACGCCCTCGTCGGCGCTGTCGTGGAGATCGCGCGCCTCACCGGGACGGAGACGCCGCACCTGGACGCGCTCTTCGGCATGGTGCGCCTGATGGAACGCTCCCTGTCGCGCTAGCTGCTCCGCCGTCTCGTGCAGGCCGTGCTTGACACAGCATGGTACAAGTGTTCTAATTGCGAACAAACGTACTGGCCCAGGGAGGTCGCCATGCTTGTCATCGCCGTCGCCGTCTTGATCTGCACCGCCTACCTGCTCTGGCAGATATGGGAAGCCGACCTGGCAGAGTAAGGCCGAAGGGCTGGATGAGCCATGAATGCTAGAATCTGCAGAGGTGCGAGCGCAAACCCGCGGTTCGCGCCGTTTTCAAATGGAATTGACTCCCCTCGCGCCGATCATCTCGGCGGGAAGCGCCATCCAGGACGCGATCCAGTGGTTGATCGACTTACCCGCTGCGATCTTCCGGGCCTACTCCTCCCTCCTGGAGTGGGCGGCCGACTCCGTCCGCGAGCTGTTTGACGACTACGGGTACTGGGTCGTCTTTCTCGGCACGCTGTTCGAAAACACCTTGCTCCTGGGCTTGCTGGTCCCTGGCGTAATCATCGTCCTGCTGGCTGGCATCACGGCGCAAGACGGGGCCATGAACCCGTTCTATGCTGCCGCGCTCGGGATCGCCGGCACTGTCATCGGCGACACCATCAGTTACCTGATGGGGCGCCTCGGCTGGGCGCGCTTCGGCAACGGCGACTCTCTGCGGACGTTCTCGGAGAGGGTGCGGGAGCCGCTCCTTCGCCGCGGCGTCTTCTTCGTGCTCGTCTACCACTTCGCCGGCTATACGCGCGTGGT from Dehalococcoidia bacterium includes the following:
- a CDS encoding 2-dehydropantoate 2-reductase, producing the protein MRIAIYGAGAIGAYLGAHLAAAGEEVTLIARGAHLEAMREHGLRLIEGGREQSYRLPVTDDPASAGPQDCVVLALKAHQVASALGGIREMLGPETPVVTAQNGIPWWYFYRLEGPFRDRRLDSVDPGGKIWAAIGPERAIGCVVYPACEVVAPGVVRHIEGDRFSLGEPDGSRSGRLEAIARAMVRGGLKAPQRPRIRNEIWLKLWGNVAFNPLSALTRATLADICRDPFTRRYARDVMLEVQAVARALGEEMPVDVDQRIRGAEAVGAHKTSMLQDLEQGRPLEVDALVGAVVEIARLTGTETPHLDALFGMVRLMERSLSR
- a CDS encoding DedA family protein; its protein translation is MELTPLAPIISAGSAIQDAIQWLIDLPAAIFRAYSSLLEWAADSVRELFDDYGYWVVFLGTLFENTLLLGLLVPGVIIVLLAGITAQDGAMNPFYAAALGIAGTVIGDTISYLMGRLGWARFGNGDSLRTFSERVREPLLRRGVFFVLVYHFAGYTRVVGPAGAGLLRMPYRKWAPADHIGAVLWVSTFIGIGYLLGMAGIKLDSTDRYFRYVEWGILALIALWGILVFRTSHAAIMARIESVLGEDERDADTDAGEGGPEPEVAVTAARD